TTCCTCGAAAGCCTTCGAGTGCTCTTTGTAACCGCCTTGGTCGCCAGAAATCCGTTGACCGAATCGATCAGGATCCTTGTCCGACAGACCCGTTTTGAAAAGGTTGATATCCGTAAAATCAGATGGTCCATACCAAGAGATTCCTGCGACTGGTTGCACAGCGACATCGGCAAGACTCTGATCACCCGTGAATTCAACTGGCGAGGAGACCGTCAACATCTGCGCGAGTTGACCGCCTGCGGAATCGCCAAAAACGACGATTCGATTTGGATCGATGGAATACTGCGACGCGTTCTTTTTCAAATACCGCAATCCGTCCATGACGTCAGTTACGCAGTCTCGCATCAAGACACCGCTGCCTTTCTTGCACAGCCGGTATTGGACGGCGACGCAAACGAATCCGTTTTCCGCCAGCTGCTGAAAAACAGGCAACATCAGACTGCTACCAAAACCCGCCTTGCTACCTGCCGCCCATCCGCCACCGTGCACGTAATAGATTACGGGTGCTTCGTCGAATTTAGACGCGTTTGGCAGATAGATGTCCATCAGCAGTCGACGCGTACCAACTTGCTTGTACGCCACATCGCGAAAGGACTTTCCATTCCAATCGATTTCCGTTTTGCCTTTCTGTGCAAACGCTTCGTTGGCACAACAGCCGATGCCGGCCATCACGGCCAGCATCAAAATCATGGCAGGTTTCATGGGAGTGTTCTTTCTAGTTGTTGACCTGAGGTGGGACGCGTCCATACGACGGATCATAGACGGGAATGCCCATCCCTTGCGGAGTTTGCCAGTCGGCTTTGGGCTGATGCGTCACGTAGGCATAGTACGGCGTGGCCGTCAGGTCGGGACCGATGAAGACCGGTGCGAGCTTGGTGACTCCCTTTTTCAAAGTGACTTTAAACGTAACCTCTTTCGCACCTGTTGGGATGTCCTGGGTTTCGTCAACATCACCGATACGCAATCGCGCTTGCTTGTAATTGAACGCCTTGCCGTAGGTGCCATCGTTGATGCCTTTGTCGGCCTCCACAGGCCAGCGGCGAAGTGAAATCTCATAGTCGCCGTCGCGTTCGACTTCGATGGCCCAGAACGATTCTTCGGCGACATCGCCGTTTTGAATGTGCCCTTGGTTCCAGGGTGGAAGTTTGTCGATCAGCCAGTCGTGCGACGACAGCGAAACGATGGGCGAATGTTCCGATCCAATGACCATGTAACTGGTCAGGTCGTGTTCCGTTGAAACGTCATTCCAGAACTTATCGTATTCATCTCGCAAACGATCCAGTTCGGCAGGATGCTGTGCCGCCAAATCAGTCGCCTGCTTTGGATCGGCATTCAGGTCGTAAAGTTCTTCGCCGTTGACCAATCGCCAACGGTCATCCATCACAGCACTCTTTCGCCACTTGATAGGGTCCACGACACGCTGTGACTCGACCACTAGCGTACGCTCCGGCCAATCATTGCCATCGGTATGCAGCAAGCTGGCGATGCTGCGGCCATCGAAATCGATCGCTGGTGCCTCGAGATCACACAGTTCGATGAATGTTGGCAAAACATCAATGTGCGCCGTCAAACGGTCAATGGACTTCCCCGCTTCGATCTTTCCGCCCGGCCAACGAATGATGAACGGGACACGGTGGCCGCCATCGTATTCAGAATTTTTCATCCCCCGCATGCCACCATCGAACCCACGACCGTCTTTTAATCCGCCTGCGGTCCCATTGTCAGTCATGAACACCAAAATGGTGTTGTCGGCGATGCCTTCGTCATCAAGCATCTTGATCAGCTTGGCTATGTTGTCGTCAACATTGGTGATCATGCCATAGAATTCAGTGATCGAAACCTGCGGGTTTCCTTCATAGGGCTGCGTGTACTCTTCTGGGCAGTAGTACGGACTGTGTGGCGCGTTAGTCGAGATGTAGGCAAAAAACGGCTTGTCTTTGTTTGCCTTGATGAACTTCATGCCTTCGTTGAACCAAACGTCCGTACAGAAGCCTTCGAAACGTTGGTGTTTTCCATTAACGACGTACGTGTCGTCGAAATAATCGTTCCCCCAATAGTCCGGTGCTTGACCGACTCCGCCGGCCTTGTGATAGACACAGTGCTGGAATCCTCGGTCTTCCGGGCGATAGGGATAGCAGTCGCCGAGGTGCCATTTGCCGAACAGCCCAGTGGCGTAACCGTTGTCGCCAAAGACGTTAGCCATCGTCGTTTCACGGCGTCGCAACATGTTGCGTCCCTGAACGGTGTGCCATACGCCGACACGATCAGAGTATCGCCCGCTC
The Rubripirellula reticaptiva DNA segment above includes these coding regions:
- a CDS encoding arylsulfatase; protein product: MQFVRFIQTLVIAAAFLPSVYSDEASRPNVIVVITDDQGYGDVAFTGNPAIKTPTIDKLCSQGTLLTNFHVDPTCAPTRSALMSGRYSDRVGVWHTVQGRNMLRRRETTMANVFGDNGYATGLFGKWHLGDCYPYRPEDRGFQHCVYHKAGGVGQAPDYWGNDYFDDTYVVNGKHQRFEGFCTDVWFNEGMKFIKANKDKPFFAYISTNAPHSPYYCPEEYTQPYEGNPQVSITEFYGMITNVDDNIAKLIKMLDDEGIADNTILVFMTDNGTAGGLKDGRGFDGGMRGMKNSEYDGGHRVPFIIRWPGGKIEAGKSIDRLTAHIDVLPTFIELCDLEAPAIDFDGRSIASLLHTDGNDWPERTLVVESQRVVDPIKWRKSAVMDDRWRLVNGEELYDLNADPKQATDLAAQHPAELDRLRDEYDKFWNDVSTEHDLTSYMVIGSEHSPIVSLSSHDWLIDKLPPWNQGHIQNGDVAEESFWAIEVERDGDYEISLRRWPVEADKGINDGTYGKAFNYKQARLRIGDVDETQDIPTGAKEVTFKVTLKKGVTKLAPVFIGPDLTATPYYAYVTHQPKADWQTPQGMGIPVYDPSYGRVPPQVNN
- a CDS encoding alpha/beta hydrolase → MKPAMILMLAVMAGIGCCANEAFAQKGKTEIDWNGKSFRDVAYKQVGTRRLLMDIYLPNASKFDEAPVIYYVHGGGWAAGSKAGFGSSLMLPVFQQLAENGFVCVAVQYRLCKKGSGVLMRDCVTDVMDGLRYLKKNASQYSIDPNRIVVFGDSAGGQLAQMLTVSSPVEFTGDQSLADVAVQPVAGISWYGPSDFTDINLFKTGLSDKDPDRFGQRISGDQGGYKEHSKAFEEMSPYYWIKKDSPPLLMLQGDTDATIPLPHAIHLKKKADQIGADVEMIIVKNAGHNWRKAGGDPEPGLAEIQRITAEYALRQITHLETRD